The proteins below are encoded in one region of Pseudomonas sp. SCB32:
- a CDS encoding NAD(P)-dependent oxidoreductase → MLHDVVFLDRDAFPASVKIRELPFPHRWSCHDYTAPEDMVARLSTATVAITGGVPISVAQLEQLPALRMISLAMTGTDVVDLEYCRQRGIHVTNVPGYGTHAVAEHALAMIFELLRNVGRYHRLLMDERQRGQPLNPTYFDYPIRDLRGKVLGIIGHGPIAQRLADLASRLEMEVYFHDRDGHYQGERYLPLQALLTRSDVVSLNCPLTPQTRGLLGRQQFQWMKKDAVLINTARGAVINEPELIRALQDGEIAGAALDVVTNEPLTLDEPLLHLAATHNLVLNPHVAWSSAEAMQGLMDSALENVAAFVAQKP, encoded by the coding sequence GTGCTGCACGACGTCGTTTTCCTCGACCGTGACGCTTTCCCCGCGAGCGTGAAAATCAGGGAACTGCCCTTCCCGCATCGCTGGAGCTGCCATGACTACACCGCGCCCGAGGATATGGTGGCGCGCCTATCCACCGCCACCGTGGCCATCACCGGCGGCGTGCCGATCTCGGTGGCGCAACTGGAGCAACTGCCTGCGCTGCGCATGATCTCCCTGGCCATGACCGGCACCGACGTGGTGGACCTGGAGTACTGCCGCCAGCGCGGCATTCATGTCACCAACGTCCCCGGCTACGGCACCCACGCGGTGGCCGAGCACGCACTCGCGATGATCTTCGAGCTGTTGCGCAACGTCGGCCGCTACCATCGCCTGCTGATGGACGAGCGCCAGCGCGGCCAGCCGCTGAACCCTACCTACTTCGACTACCCCATCCGCGACCTGCGCGGCAAGGTGCTGGGCATCATCGGCCACGGCCCCATCGCACAGCGCCTGGCCGACCTCGCCTCGCGCCTGGAGATGGAGGTGTATTTCCACGACCGCGACGGCCACTACCAGGGCGAACGCTACCTGCCCTTGCAAGCGTTGCTCACCCGCAGCGACGTCGTCTCGCTCAACTGCCCGCTGACCCCGCAGACCCGTGGCCTGCTGGGCCGCCAGCAATTTCAGTGGATGAAGAAGGATGCCGTGCTGATCAACACCGCGCGGGGTGCGGTGATCAACGAACCGGAGCTGATCCGCGCACTGCAGGATGGCGAGATCGCCGGCGCCGCGCTCGACGTCGTGACCAACGAGCCGCTCACCCTCGATGAGCCGCTGCTGCACCTGGCCGCAACCCACAACCTGGTCCTCAACCCCCACGTGGCCTGGAGCAGCGCCGAAGCCATGCAAGGCCTGATGGATTCCGCGCTGGAGAACGTCGCGGCGTTCGTCGCCCAGAAGCCCTGA
- a CDS encoding PhzF family phenazine biosynthesis protein: protein MIDVFGAEPLSGNPLAVVMGADALKTDEMQRLTRWFNLSETAFLLSPTHPAADYRVRIFTLEREMPFAGHPTLGSCHAWLSTGRAPINENEIVQECGVGLVTIRREPGLLSFAAPPLIRSGPPSQEELAEAIQFLGIDLQDVIDAAWIDNGPGWLGIRLTSAEQVLALSPQRSWPRRIDIGVVGAHSHGDAAFEVRAFFNNHLGTIVEDPVTGSLNASLAQWLFSTGVVEEAYIAAQGTRLDRKGRIHVARDNAGQFWIGGKTQTQVTGRLQGLA, encoded by the coding sequence ATGATCGACGTTTTCGGCGCGGAGCCGCTTTCGGGCAACCCGCTGGCGGTAGTCATGGGCGCCGACGCACTCAAGACCGATGAAATGCAGCGCCTGACGCGCTGGTTCAACCTGTCGGAGACCGCCTTCCTGCTGTCACCCACGCACCCGGCGGCAGACTACAGGGTCAGGATATTCACGCTGGAAAGAGAAATGCCTTTTGCCGGGCACCCGACATTGGGCAGCTGCCATGCCTGGCTTTCCACCGGCCGTGCGCCGATCAACGAGAACGAAATTGTCCAGGAGTGCGGCGTCGGACTGGTGACCATTCGCCGTGAACCGGGATTGCTTTCCTTTGCCGCACCACCGCTGATTCGTTCCGGCCCGCCCTCGCAGGAAGAGTTGGCCGAAGCGATTCAATTCCTGGGGATCGATCTACAGGACGTCATCGACGCCGCCTGGATCGACAACGGCCCAGGATGGCTGGGAATCCGCCTGACTTCGGCGGAGCAGGTGCTTGCACTGAGCCCGCAACGAAGCTGGCCGCGAAGAATCGACATCGGCGTGGTCGGAGCTCATTCCCATGGCGATGCCGCCTTCGAAGTTCGCGCGTTCTTCAACAATCATCTGGGCACTATCGTTGAAGACCCCGTCACGGGAAGCCTCAACGCCTCCCTGGCGCAATGGCTGTTCTCCACTGGAGTGGTTGAGGAAGCCTATATCGCCGCCCAGGGCACTCGACTCGATCGTAAAGGGCGCATTCATGTGGCTCGCGATAACGCCGGCCAATTCTGGATCGGCGGCAAGACCCAAACACAGGTCACAGGTCGGCTCCAGGGACTCGCGTGA
- a CDS encoding PLP-dependent aminotransferase family protein, with translation MLLQSPWSPRLAEIDASPAERLVLALADDIIEGLLKGGDRLPAHRDLAWQLGVGLGTVTKAYAALERRGLVRSVKGRGMFVAILQAHEEREIDLSSNVPPAMLSARLLARTLAGVARKIDADHLNLYSPPAGHLEHRRLLARWLETLGVQVDPANLALTSNARQAISLAFDLACGPHGVILTERVTYPGAIALARRKGYRMQGVAIDAEGMIPEALADALEGAASTGNRAVYLTPTLHNPTTATMGVARRQAIVDVCRRSGAWIIEDGVYALGPPMAPTLAALAPERVFHVNGLSKSIGPGLRIGMLTLPAEMTEAAQEVLQDVPMAPSPLSCAVVEEWLSSGVIASIPQDLRHEACRRSSLAVSLLGGVELVAHPDAYHLWLPMPRDAADRLAAAASSVGIRVTPPESVMVDRIDQASGIRLCLGGASREDVTEGLTLLARLMKGTTVSVE, from the coding sequence ATGCTTCTTCAATCGCCCTGGAGTCCGCGCCTCGCGGAGATCGACGCGAGTCCCGCCGAGCGGCTGGTACTCGCACTGGCCGACGACATCATCGAGGGGCTGTTGAAGGGGGGCGACCGCCTGCCTGCTCATCGCGATCTCGCCTGGCAGCTGGGGGTTGGCCTGGGCACGGTGACGAAGGCCTATGCAGCCCTCGAACGGCGGGGGTTGGTGCGCAGCGTCAAGGGCCGGGGCATGTTCGTTGCGATTCTTCAGGCGCATGAGGAGCGGGAGATCGATCTCTCGTCCAATGTGCCGCCGGCAATGCTTTCCGCACGTCTCCTGGCACGGACCCTGGCCGGGGTCGCACGGAAGATCGATGCCGATCACCTCAATCTCTACTCGCCGCCCGCCGGCCACCTGGAACATCGGCGCCTGTTGGCTCGCTGGCTTGAGACGCTTGGCGTCCAGGTCGATCCGGCGAATCTGGCGCTGACGAGCAATGCCCGCCAGGCCATTTCGCTGGCCTTCGATCTCGCCTGCGGCCCCCACGGAGTCATCCTGACCGAAAGAGTGACCTATCCCGGGGCGATTGCGCTGGCGCGGCGCAAGGGCTATCGGATGCAAGGTGTCGCGATCGACGCAGAGGGGATGATTCCGGAGGCGCTCGCAGACGCTCTCGAAGGCGCAGCATCCACCGGTAACAGGGCGGTCTACCTCACGCCGACGCTGCACAACCCGACCACGGCAACCATGGGTGTGGCGCGCAGGCAGGCTATCGTCGATGTCTGCCGGAGGTCGGGAGCCTGGATCATCGAGGATGGCGTGTACGCGCTGGGGCCGCCCATGGCACCCACGCTCGCTGCGTTGGCTCCCGAGCGGGTCTTCCACGTCAATGGGTTGTCCAAGTCCATCGGCCCCGGATTGAGGATCGGCATGCTCACGCTGCCAGCGGAAATGACCGAAGCGGCGCAGGAGGTTCTGCAAGACGTCCCGATGGCCCCGTCGCCATTGTCCTGTGCCGTGGTGGAGGAATGGCTATCCAGCGGCGTCATCGCATCCATCCCGCAGGACTTGCGCCATGAAGCGTGCCGCCGGTCGAGCCTGGCGGTTTCGCTCCTCGGCGGGGTGGAGCTGGTTGCGCATCCGGATGCCTACCACCTCTGGCTGCCGATGCCGCGCGACGCGGCCGATCGCCTTGCGGCAGCGGCCTCCTCGGTGGGTATCAGGGTGACGCCTCCCGAATCGGTCATGGTTGACCGTATTGACCAGGCGTCAGGCATTCGCCTATGTCTCGGTGGAGCGTCCCGCGAAGACGTGACGGAAGGACTGACGCTCCTGGCAAGGCTCATGAAAGGCACTACGGTCTCGGTCGAATGA
- a CDS encoding LysE family translocator, whose amino-acid sequence MIGSPIALAYCSYFLAAASPGPSNMAIMGTAMRDGRMPALILACGVMTGSLAWAVLAATGISTLLATTAKALVVIKVLGGLYLLYLAMRAGSSALRPVPDVPRVDTARGTARYLPLYRQGVLMHIANPKAIMSWMAIMSLGLREDAPGGTLPAIIGGCAVLGIGIFGGYAILFSTARIIAFYSRVGRWIQGLFSALFAIAGVKLLVSPG is encoded by the coding sequence ATGATTGGCAGCCCGATCGCCCTCGCCTACTGCTCCTACTTCCTGGCCGCTGCCAGTCCGGGCCCCAGCAACATGGCAATCATGGGGACCGCAATGCGGGACGGGCGCATGCCCGCCCTCATCCTCGCGTGCGGGGTCATGACGGGCTCGCTGGCCTGGGCGGTCCTGGCAGCAACCGGCATCTCCACCTTGCTGGCCACCACTGCCAAGGCGCTCGTCGTCATCAAGGTGCTCGGCGGTCTCTATCTGCTCTACCTGGCAATGCGCGCCGGCAGCTCCGCCCTGCGACCGGTCCCGGACGTCCCCCGTGTCGACACGGCACGAGGGACGGCACGCTATCTGCCCCTGTACCGCCAAGGCGTCCTCATGCACATCGCCAACCCGAAGGCGATCATGTCCTGGATGGCGATCATGTCGCTGGGACTCCGCGAAGACGCTCCCGGCGGCACCTTGCCAGCGATCATAGGCGGCTGCGCCGTGCTCGGGATCGGCATATTCGGTGGCTACGCCATCCTCTTTTCGACCGCCCGGATTATTGCTTTCTATTCCAGGGTCGGCCGTTGGATTCAAGGGCTCTTCTCTGCGCTGTTTGCCATCGCGGGAGTGAAGCTTCTCGTGTCGCCAGGCTGA
- a CDS encoding RidA family protein, whose translation MDIQRKGRNARYSQCVRFNECIETSGIVARDPDQDIAEQTRDVLEQLEAVLDLAGVDKSRLIRVQIWLADMAEFDAMNSVYDAWVDPQHPPARACVGAALADSRYRLEIQASAVA comes from the coding sequence TTGGACATACAGCGCAAAGGCAGGAACGCTCGCTACAGCCAGTGCGTGCGTTTCAACGAATGCATCGAAACCTCGGGCATCGTCGCCCGTGATCCGGACCAGGACATCGCCGAACAGACCCGCGATGTGCTGGAGCAACTGGAAGCCGTCCTGGACCTGGCCGGTGTCGACAAGAGCCGCCTCATCCGCGTGCAGATCTGGCTGGCCGACATGGCCGAATTCGACGCCATGAACAGCGTCTACGACGCCTGGGTGGACCCGCAGCATCCGCCGGCGCGCGCCTGCGTCGGCGCGGCCCTGGCCGACAGCCGCTACCGCCTGGAAATCCAGGCCAGCGCCGTGGCCTGA
- a CDS encoding MFS transporter translates to MIPLIGRLRSRLDLAGVETGVWRLLVARSLRGFCDGFVAVLLPAYLLALGLSTLSVGLISTSTLLGSAIATLLVGMLGNRFSRRTLLLMAALVMTATGIGFFSFATLLPLLVVAFLGTMNPSAGDVSLFLPIEHACLAEASQTQVRTALYARYSLAGALSGALGALLAGVPEWVAAHLGVAVLPAMRGMFVLYALTGLAILALYRGMPRQRSAPTNVRASLGPSRWIVVRLALLFSVDAFAGGLVVNALLTLWLMARFDLSVGAAGQFFFCTGLLSAGSQLMAAPLARRIGLLNTMVFTHIPSSLCLIAAAFMPSLPLALLMLLLRSALSQLDVPTRSAYVMAVVTPAERAAAASLTAVPRSLAAAIAPTIASGLIGLGWLAAPLLTCGVLKIIYDLALFMACRQVRLEGDSS, encoded by the coding sequence ATGATTCCACTCATCGGGCGACTCCGCTCAAGACTCGACCTGGCAGGCGTCGAGACGGGTGTGTGGCGTCTGCTGGTGGCGAGAAGTCTGCGTGGCTTTTGCGACGGTTTCGTTGCGGTGCTGTTGCCGGCCTACCTGCTCGCCCTGGGGCTGTCGACCCTCTCGGTCGGGCTGATCAGCACGTCGACGCTGCTCGGCTCGGCGATCGCCACCCTGCTGGTCGGCATGCTCGGCAATCGTTTTTCCCGCCGGACGCTGTTGCTGATGGCAGCCCTGGTGATGACGGCAACGGGCATTGGCTTTTTCAGCTTCGCAACGCTCTTGCCGCTGCTCGTGGTGGCCTTCCTCGGCACCATGAACCCCAGTGCCGGGGATGTCAGCCTGTTCCTTCCCATCGAACATGCCTGCCTGGCCGAAGCGTCGCAAACCCAGGTGCGCACTGCGCTCTATGCCCGCTACAGCCTCGCCGGAGCGCTCTCCGGCGCCCTGGGCGCACTGTTGGCCGGCGTGCCCGAATGGGTCGCGGCCCATCTCGGCGTCGCCGTGCTCCCGGCCATGCGTGGCATGTTCGTCCTCTACGCACTGACTGGGCTGGCGATACTCGCGCTGTACAGGGGGATGCCCCGGCAGCGGAGCGCGCCGACCAACGTTCGCGCATCGCTCGGGCCGTCGCGGTGGATCGTCGTACGCCTGGCGTTGCTGTTCAGCGTCGATGCATTCGCTGGCGGGCTGGTGGTCAACGCGCTGCTGACGCTCTGGCTCATGGCGCGCTTCGACCTCTCGGTCGGCGCTGCCGGGCAGTTCTTCTTCTGCACGGGCCTGCTGAGCGCCGGGTCGCAACTGATGGCGGCACCGCTGGCGCGCAGGATCGGCCTGCTGAATACCATGGTCTTCACGCACATCCCATCGAGCTTGTGCCTGATCGCGGCAGCCTTCATGCCTTCGTTGCCGCTGGCATTGCTCATGCTGTTGCTGCGCAGCGCTCTGTCGCAGCTCGACGTACCGACACGCAGTGCTTATGTCATGGCCGTCGTCACCCCGGCCGAGCGGGCTGCTGCCGCGAGCCTGACGGCGGTGCCGCGCAGTCTCGCCGCCGCCATCGCCCCGACCATCGCCAGCGGCCTGATCGGCCTGGGATGGCTCGCGGCGCCGTTGCTCACCTGCGGCGTGCTCAAGATCATTTACGACCTGGCCCTGTTCATGGCCTGCCGGCAGGTCCGGCTTGAGGGGGATTCGTCGTGA
- a CDS encoding VOC family protein, translated as MFSHVTVGAQDLERAGRFHDATLAPLGLKRRAVAPDGGPPALCWVTATAPLPRFYVYIPRNGEPSTAGNGNMVAFLAASEEVVEAAYAAGLANGGIDEGVPGPRPHYGAGYFGAYLRDPDGNKVHIVYRGDLQA; from the coding sequence ATGTTCAGCCATGTGACTGTTGGCGCGCAGGACCTCGAGCGGGCCGGCCGTTTCCATGACGCCACCCTCGCGCCGCTTGGCCTTAAGCGCCGCGCTGTCGCGCCCGATGGCGGACCTCCGGCGCTTTGCTGGGTGACAGCGACCGCCCCGCTGCCCCGCTTCTATGTCTACATCCCGCGCAACGGCGAACCCTCGACGGCTGGCAACGGCAACATGGTCGCCTTTCTCGCCGCCTCGGAAGAGGTCGTGGAAGCCGCCTACGCCGCGGGTCTTGCGAATGGCGGGATAGACGAGGGTGTGCCTGGGCCGCGCCCTCACTATGGCGCTGGCTATTTCGGCGCTTACCTTCGCGATCCCGACGGGAACAAGGTCCACATCGTCTATCGGGGAGACCTCCAGGCATGA
- a CDS encoding DinB family protein, producing MKKLFNTSIALKQGLTSMSATSESQPESAATTRPAAPPTAATDSLKMLVRYKAWANELTFESVMNLPEGEALRPRQTRFGNMVHTLNHVYVVDDIFRHHLQDKKHHYTARNTEHPSPLGDLWSAVQAMDRWYIELVDTWSAKDLSKVVHFEFVGGGKGVMTQEEIVLHLVNHATYHRGFVGDMIYQIPVTPPSNDLPVFIRDHYRKAR from the coding sequence TTGAAGAAACTCTTCAACACGTCGATTGCGCTCAAACAAGGACTCACAAGCATGTCTGCGACTTCGGAAAGCCAACCTGAATCCGCTGCAACCACTCGCCCCGCCGCTCCGCCCACCGCCGCCACGGACTCATTGAAAATGCTGGTGCGCTACAAAGCCTGGGCGAATGAGCTGACGTTCGAAAGCGTGATGAACCTGCCCGAGGGCGAAGCGCTCCGCCCCAGGCAGACACGGTTCGGAAACATGGTGCATACCCTGAACCACGTTTACGTGGTGGACGATATCTTCAGGCATCACCTGCAAGACAAGAAGCACCACTACACCGCCCGCAACACCGAACATCCGTCTCCGCTGGGCGACCTCTGGAGCGCGGTTCAGGCGATGGACCGCTGGTACATCGAACTTGTCGACACCTGGTCGGCGAAGGACCTGTCGAAAGTCGTCCATTTCGAGTTTGTCGGAGGGGGCAAGGGCGTCATGACACAGGAAGAAATCGTGCTGCACCTGGTCAATCACGCCACCTATCACCGCGGCTTCGTCGGCGACATGATATATCAGATCCCCGTTACGCCCCCCTCGAACGATCTTCCAGTCTTCATCCGGGATCATTACCGCAAGGCCCGCTGA
- a CDS encoding cupin domain-containing protein → MTPVLFRLDNAQFTEPAPAGIPIGEPIPMASTAAHQELASQNASSGFWECSPGRLRRAIMQAEYSYFIEGRGVFTPDGGEPIAFKAGDSIYFAANTHGEWEIIEKVRKAYLILG, encoded by the coding sequence ATGACGCCCGTATTGTTCCGACTCGACAACGCCCAGTTCACTGAGCCTGCGCCGGCCGGCATCCCGATCGGCGAGCCGATCCCGATGGCCAGCACCGCCGCGCACCAGGAACTCGCCTCGCAGAACGCCTCCAGTGGCTTCTGGGAATGCTCTCCCGGCCGCCTGCGCCGCGCCATCATGCAGGCCGAGTACAGCTACTTCATCGAAGGCCGTGGCGTGTTCACCCCGGACGGTGGCGAGCCCATCGCCTTCAAGGCCGGGGACTCGATCTACTTCGCCGCGAATACCCACGGTGAGTGGGAGATCATCGAGAAGGTGCGCAAGGCCTACCTGATCCTGGGGTGA
- the chrA gene encoding chromate efflux transporter, with protein MTESTAPAAGKTTNAGTPISLYEAFLFWLKLGFISFGGPAGQIAIMHQELVERRRWISERRFLHALNYCMLLPGPEAQQLATYIGWLMHRTWGGVIAGALFVLPSLFILIGLSWIYVAFGEVPVVAGIFYGIKPAVTAIVVHAAHRIGSRALKNAWLWAMAAASFVAIFALNLPFPVIVLAAAVLGYIGGRLLPGKFAIGGSHGAAKASYGPALIDDDTPTPEHARFRWSHLLRLALVGAVLWLLPMGLLTASFGWQGTLTQMGWFFTKAALLTFGGAYAVLPYVYQGAVGHYGWLSPTQMIDGLALGETTPGPLIMVVAFVGFFGGYVHPMFGADHPFLAGAIAASLVTWFTFLPSFLFILAGGPLVESTHNELKFTAPLTGITAAVVGVILNLALFFGYHVLWPKGFDGAFDWPSAVIAVAAGLALFRFKRGVIQVLVACALAGLAVHLLRG; from the coding sequence ATGACTGAATCCACCGCGCCCGCTGCCGGGAAGACAACCAACGCCGGGACGCCGATCAGCCTGTACGAGGCCTTCCTGTTCTGGCTGAAGCTGGGCTTCATCAGTTTTGGCGGCCCGGCGGGACAGATTGCGATCATGCACCAGGAGCTGGTGGAGCGCCGCCGCTGGATCAGCGAGCGGCGCTTCCTCCACGCCCTGAACTACTGCATGTTGCTGCCGGGGCCGGAGGCACAGCAGCTCGCGACCTACATCGGCTGGCTGATGCATCGCACCTGGGGCGGCGTGATCGCCGGCGCCCTGTTCGTGCTGCCGTCGCTGTTCATCCTGATCGGCCTGTCGTGGATCTACGTGGCCTTCGGCGAAGTGCCGGTGGTGGCGGGCATCTTCTACGGCATCAAGCCCGCGGTGACCGCCATCGTCGTGCATGCGGCCCACCGGATCGGTTCGCGCGCCCTGAAGAACGCCTGGCTATGGGCCATGGCGGCGGCTTCCTTCGTCGCCATCTTCGCGCTCAACCTGCCCTTCCCGGTCATCGTGCTGGCAGCTGCGGTCCTGGGCTATATCGGCGGACGGCTGCTGCCGGGCAAGTTCGCCATCGGTGGCAGCCACGGGGCGGCGAAGGCCAGCTACGGGCCCGCGCTGATCGATGACGACACCCCGACGCCCGAGCATGCACGCTTCCGCTGGAGCCATCTGCTGCGCCTGGCGCTGGTCGGAGCCGTGCTCTGGCTGCTGCCGATGGGGCTGCTGACGGCCTCGTTCGGCTGGCAGGGAACGCTGACGCAGATGGGCTGGTTCTTCACCAAGGCCGCCCTGCTGACCTTCGGTGGCGCCTATGCGGTGCTGCCCTATGTCTACCAGGGAGCGGTCGGTCATTACGGCTGGCTGTCACCGACCCAGATGATCGATGGCCTGGCCCTGGGCGAAACCACGCCGGGGCCGCTGATCATGGTGGTGGCGTTCGTCGGCTTCTTCGGCGGCTACGTGCATCCGATGTTTGGCGCGGACCACCCCTTCCTCGCCGGCGCCATCGCCGCGAGCCTGGTCACCTGGTTCACCTTCCTGCCGTCCTTCCTGTTCATCCTCGCCGGCGGCCCGCTGGTGGAGTCGACGCACAACGAACTGAAGTTCACCGCGCCGCTGACCGGCATCACGGCGGCCGTGGTCGGCGTGATCCTCAACCTGGCCCTGTTCTTCGGCTACCACGTGCTCTGGCCGAAGGGATTCGACGGCGCCTTCGACTGGCCTTCGGCAGTCATCGCCGTCGCGGCGGGGCTGGCCTTGTTCCGCTTCAAGCGCGGGGTGATCCAGGTGCTGGTCGCCTGTGCGCTGGCGGGACTGGCAGTGCATTTATTGCGCGGCTGA
- a CDS encoding chromate resistance protein ChrB domain-containing protein has translation MISWLLLVLGLPTANATERMRAWRALKACGAAVLRDGVYLLPDHVAGREALEGVEREVLAINGTAYLVSISEPGERFASLFDRGEEYARLRDDIARGLGELTSENAPQTARQVRKLRKAFTQLAAIDFFPGEARQITDSALQALETAISRALCADEPSSHEEPITPLAPEDFQGRRWATRKRPWIDRLASAWLIRHFIDPVARFLWLDSPHDCPADALGFDFDGAAFSHVGQRVTFETLLASFQLESPALLRIAAVVHYLDVGGNPPPEASGVERVLAGLRDSILDDDQLLQAAGSLFNGLLTAFANDEKHHD, from the coding sequence ATGATCAGCTGGCTCCTCCTGGTACTCGGCCTCCCGACCGCCAATGCGACCGAGCGCATGCGCGCCTGGCGGGCCCTCAAGGCGTGCGGGGCGGCGGTGCTGCGCGACGGCGTCTATCTACTGCCCGATCACGTCGCCGGGCGCGAGGCCCTCGAAGGAGTCGAGCGAGAGGTGCTCGCCATCAATGGCACGGCGTACCTGGTCTCGATCAGCGAGCCCGGCGAGCGATTCGCTTCGCTGTTCGACCGCGGCGAGGAATATGCCAGGCTGCGCGACGATATCGCCCGCGGTCTCGGTGAACTGACCAGCGAGAACGCCCCGCAAACGGCACGGCAGGTCCGTAAGCTGCGCAAGGCCTTCACCCAACTGGCGGCCATCGACTTTTTCCCCGGTGAGGCCAGACAGATCACCGACTCGGCCTTGCAAGCGTTGGAAACCGCCATCAGCCGCGCCCTCTGCGCGGATGAACCGAGCAGCCATGAAGAGCCCATCACGCCGCTTGCGCCTGAAGACTTCCAGGGGCGCCGCTGGGCAACCCGCAAACGCCCCTGGATCGATCGCCTGGCCAGCGCCTGGTTGATTCGCCACTTCATCGATCCGGTGGCACGCTTCCTTTGGCTCGACTCCCCGCACGACTGCCCGGCCGACGCACTGGGCTTCGACTTCGACGGTGCCGCCTTCAGCCACGTCGGCCAGCGCGTTACCTTCGAGACCCTGCTGGCCAGCTTCCAGCTCGAAAGCCCTGCCCTGCTGCGTATCGCCGCCGTCGTGCATTACCTGGATGTCGGTGGCAACCCGCCGCCAGAAGCATCGGGCGTCGAACGCGTCCTGGCCGGATTGCGCGACAGCATCCTCGATGACGACCAGCTTCTGCAGGCTGCCGGCAGCCTCTTCAATGGTCTCTTGACCGCCTTCGCCAACGACGAGAAGCACCATGACTGA
- a CDS encoding FAD-binding oxidoreductase — protein sequence MKFPAVPPLKRSFWMLSAEPDLQLPSPLSGNHRADVAIVGGGFVGLWTALTIKEHEPDCRVIVLEQDICGGGASGRNGGFVMSWWPKIQSLTSFCSTEQATFLATSAERAISELGEFCERHRIDASFKQKGWLWTATCKAHVDSWNATLAACERLGFHPFERLSREEVARRSGSDVHIAGVLERSNATVQPAALVRGMRRVALEAGIEIFENTPVSEIQPGRPVSLVTAGGRVEADRVVLATNAWSAAIPELSKLFVPVGSSIVVTEPLGPRLESLGWSGAEAITDSQLLVDYYRTTPDERIAFGKGTGSLSYGSKMGPVFSEDREGIALTEADLRRAYPMLHDALVTHSWSGPIDRTYDSLPVFGQIAGSDNIHYGIGWSGNGVGPSRLGGRILASLALGRKDPWSGCALVGRRCKPFPPEPVRYLGGSMVRKAVIRKERAELNGKPANQFDVLMARFAPAGLEDKA from the coding sequence ATGAAATTTCCCGCCGTGCCGCCGCTGAAACGCAGTTTCTGGATGCTCAGTGCCGAGCCCGACCTGCAACTGCCGTCCCCGCTCTCGGGCAACCACCGGGCCGATGTCGCGATCGTCGGCGGAGGATTCGTCGGCCTCTGGACGGCCCTGACGATCAAGGAGCACGAGCCCGATTGCCGGGTCATCGTGCTGGAGCAGGATATCTGCGGTGGCGGTGCGTCGGGGCGCAATGGCGGGTTCGTGATGTCCTGGTGGCCGAAGATCCAGTCGCTCACCTCGTTCTGCTCCACCGAGCAGGCGACCTTCCTTGCCACCAGTGCGGAGCGCGCGATCAGCGAGCTGGGCGAGTTCTGCGAGCGCCACCGGATCGATGCATCCTTCAAGCAGAAGGGCTGGCTCTGGACGGCGACCTGCAAGGCTCACGTCGACAGCTGGAACGCCACCCTGGCGGCTTGCGAGCGCCTGGGCTTCCATCCCTTCGAGCGGCTGTCCCGTGAGGAGGTGGCGCGGCGCTCGGGGTCGGACGTGCACATCGCCGGCGTGCTGGAGCGCAGCAACGCCACCGTGCAACCGGCCGCGCTGGTCCGGGGCATGCGCCGCGTGGCGCTGGAAGCGGGTATAGAAATCTTCGAGAACACCCCGGTCAGCGAGATCCAGCCGGGCCGTCCGGTTTCCCTCGTGACCGCCGGCGGGCGGGTCGAGGCCGACAGGGTCGTCCTGGCCACCAACGCCTGGTCCGCCGCCATCCCTGAGCTTTCGAAGCTGTTCGTGCCGGTGGGCAGCTCCATCGTGGTCACCGAGCCGCTCGGCCCGCGCCTGGAGAGCCTGGGGTGGAGCGGGGCGGAAGCCATCACCGACTCGCAGCTGCTGGTCGACTACTACCGCACCACGCCCGACGAGCGCATCGCCTTCGGCAAGGGCACCGGCTCGCTGAGCTACGGCTCGAAGATGGGCCCGGTATTCAGTGAAGACCGCGAGGGCATAGCCCTGACCGAGGCTGACCTGCGCCGCGCCTATCCGATGCTCCACGACGCGCTGGTCACCCACTCCTGGTCCGGTCCGATCGATCGCACCTACGACAGCCTGCCGGTATTCGGCCAGATCGCCGGCAGCGACAACATTCACTACGGCATCGGCTGGAGCGGCAACGGCGTGGGCCCGAGCCGCCTGGGCGGCCGCATCCTGGCCAGCCTTGCGCTGGGCAGGAAGGACCCGTGGAGCGGCTGCGCCCTGGTCGGCCGCCGCTGCAAGCCATTCCCGCCGGAGCCGGTGCGCTACCTCGGTGGCTCGATGGTGCGCAAGGCCGTGATCCGCAAGGAACGCGCCGAACTCAATGGCAAGCCGGCGAATCAGTTCGACGTACTGATGGCCCGGTTCGCCCCCGCTGGACTCGAAGACAAAGCCTGA